The Bacillus sp. FJAT-52991 genome segment ACTAAATTCTTAATGAACTCACACAAAAAACAGACTAAGAGAGGTAGCGTCAGGAAAATGTAGATTTACAACGTTAAGCCTATTTTCAAGATAACTCCCCCGACGACAATAACACGCCCTAAACCAAAGAATAGGATGAGGGCGTGTTTTGTGTTTTATTTATCTAAATTCTTAATAGCGTAATCGGCTTCTTCCTGTGTGAATTTCTCACCGTATTCAGAAGTCAGTTGGTCTCTTATCGCTTCTGGTGACATACTCATTGATTCCTGATAACTTTTTGCTTTTGCTAATGCATTTTCATTAAAATCGGCTTCCAGATTGTCAATTGCGTACTGTGCTTCATCATCAGTAAATTTTTCACCATGTTCGGAGGTTAATTGTTCATAGATTC includes the following:
- a CDS encoding Ltp family lipoprotein is translated as FSVESAEYAMNNLEFDWKENALKKAESYSETMYMSKQGIYEQLTSEHGEKFTDDEAQYAIDNLEADFNENALAKAKSYQESMSMSPEAIRDQLTSEYGEKFTQEEADYAIKNLDK